CCAGCTCCACTTCTTCTTCAGGTGTTGCTACCAACTGAAATAAGAATTAAAGATGTCGAATACGTTTTAGTTACTGCATGACAGCATctttgtataatttgtttttagttaaatgtcatataacatatatataaactaaagaaaagtagtataaaaatagtatCACAGTTCTAAAGTAGTATCTAGTGTTTTAGAGGATGATCAAACAGAAGGTTGTTTAACTAATGCTACAGATAGACTAACAGCTATCAAATTAATTCAAGTTTCCTTAActtatagtataatattttattaatagttttcataaatattgatatattattcaCGAAAGAACTTTATATTTCATTCTAAACGGTTATTTTCTTCTTTCAGAGACTTAACTTTaaatgtctaataaaatgtattcgtCCTATATTCGTACCTGCATAGCGGGCCACTGTGCAAGTCGTTTGTTGATCTCTTTAGCGAGTTGTTCAGCGTCGTCCGAGACGGGGAGTGGCGCAGTCATCAGTGGCCGCAGTGACGTTAAGTTACGAGACAGAAGGAACAACTCCGGACGACCGGTCTCGGCGAGAGTGAATACTGAATCAcctgaaatttgaaatatataataacttAGTCACATGCTTGATTACAACGTGCAGATTGGTGTGATAAAACTGCAATCTTAAAtgcacataattatattaatatgtaacttGTAAACCGCGGacgcaaaattaaaatttactatgcACGTGACTTACAAgaaaataagtacctaagttACCAAAAACTATTCGGCAATAAATAGTAGTAACGACTTAAACTAGCcacattaaattttgttaaaaactcGATCTCTTTAGAACACTACatagaataaaaatctaaactcgataatactttgaaaataattaaatctagcCGTATTTAACTGTAAAGTGTgtacatagtacatacatacgtacataaaaccACGCCCTTTTCCATATTACGGGTCACCCGTAATATAAAAAACCACAAAACTAAATAGACATAACACTTACTGGGTACTTCGCTAGCGGCTTCAACGACGGCAGACCAGCGCGTCAGCAGTCCATCAAGCTGGGGCAAGTCACTGGTGTACTGGTGGCGGTAGAAGCCGTAGTGCGTGTGGTCAAACCCGGGTTCACTTCCCCGCCCAGTCGCTGGGTTCTCGTCCTCGAAGGTCGCGTTCACTAGGATCTGACGGGCCTTGTTTAATCTGTTAAcaagaattaaaaaatgtaagtttatttatgttatttacattaattataaaaatagaccGTATTTTAAGAATAACGCCAGAAAGCGTAGATATAGTTTTGGGTTGAacttataatttagataaattttcGGGTTATACCAAGTAATTATGATAAGATACAAAACTATAAACCTATAATATCAGTCAGATAATTATGCAAAACTATAAACCTATAATATCAGTTTATTTATACTAGGCATACACTTTTTACGCCGTCCGATTGAATTGACCGCAATAATAGATAGCGCGTTTTAGCTTGAACTCGAATAACCTTCGCACAATCAATATTTCCTTAACGTCCAATAGGTCTAGTGTTTGTACGCCATTTGCTTTATTGTTTGACTACCAACTGATCGAATGTATGTATAGGAAAGGACTTGAGGtattttttgaaataagtatGCTTACATACTGTTTGAGACAAATGTTGGTTTTGCGTATTAAGGGGTTGGGCATTTTCCATTGTTATTTTCCGCGTCGAATTTGTACAATCATGAAATGAATATGGTACACAATACAATTTCGTAGTACAAAAAATCTTGTCacaacttttaaaactaaaatcaaaTGCTACACCTAAAACGACTATAATACATGTGcatgacacaaatattttataatcgcACAACACCTGAAGAGTGTTGCTATCAAAATTCTAGCTAGCTAATAGTGATATTCGTTTTTATTTCGTCGTCGTTACCTGTCAGATGAGTACTACAAATTCTtcttatagtatggttagtggtcaagctAATGTCGGAGTTATTCAAGCCAACCAAAagcctttaacgtggcttaacgactgttatcttaattgacaacaaccgggaccaactttagccctccgaagcatggaaaGACCAGTTCAAtcaccactatgcggtcacccatctatggaatgtccgcgccaaggtttgcttaacccacagatcgtgagcacaactggctggGCGCTTTCTAACTAAAGGTTAAGTTTTCATCAGGTTACTGACCTGACTCCAGCAGCGCCTGCCTTCATCCACCTGCGAATAGCGTTATCAAGCTCCTTCACGACGGCCTCATTGTCAAAGTTCAGGTCGGGCTGGTTGATGCCGTACTGATGCAGGTAGAACATGTCGCGCTCCTTGTTGAACGTCCACGCTGACTCGTTCATCGTGGAtacctaataaattaataagtaattaatatcacagataataatatcgtcgatactgcctccgtggcgcagtggttaaggtcaccacgactctaccattgcgtcgggaggtcgtgggttcgattcccacacggatttcgggtctgtcttgtgctttgctttaaaaaaaggtcaggtgcatagtactcgtaaccggcggtcctgtatcaCAAGATGCATGGATGTGTATGAGGCAAGATAGGTCAGTCACAAtagccaattgcgggttggggactttgcataccttcaagaactctcaggcaagCAAGGTTGCACCACGATGTTGGTTCAAGTCAACCATTGGAACAagtggtaattatttctaatacacacataactttaaatagtcattgatgtgttgcctcgggttggaacctgcaaccacttgcgtgggaggtactaacttataccactcggctatcactgctcctacgataaaataattaaatagaagGTGAAAAAAAGGAGCTAGTTATCTTACCCAGTTAGTAGGTGGTGTCTGGTTGCCCTCCTTGTCGTGGTTGTTGCTGGCGCGCCACACGAAGTAGTCCGTGTATGGTTCCTCTTTCTTTACACTCTTCTGGAACCACGCGTGGTCACTCGACACATAGTTGGGGATCAGGTCGACAATGACTCTGAGAAAGATAGGTTTAAGTGAGTTTAAGGGTGTTGGATAAAGTGCTACTAAGAGTCCTATGTTgtcttttttattcaaatgttgcttttaagtaagtaagtaaataagtaaatagaattttcttaaactaattaaatttcaagatatacaatttttatgatCAATAAACGGCCCGCCCCGGTTTCGCCggtttaaaaacttattttaccttcacaatttttacacataaacttCCGTCTTGAActcttgaatcactctatctattaaaatttcaataattccgttgcgtagttttaaagatctaagcatacatagaGGCAGCGGAAAGCTACTTTCTTCAATACTATGTAGTGAAGACCTGGTCAAAGTTTCTTATTTGCATATATAAACGTGCAaactacattataattaaaagaaacaGAATGTGATAATGTGTAAATGCGAGCAAAATAGTCTGACATCAATTACATGACTTCGAACGCTTTTGTAATGGTCCGAGTAGAGCATTCCTTTCTCTATTTTACAGTACTAACAGTCGAATGACTACTTACTTGATGCCAACATCCTTAGCCTTAGCCACGAAGTCCTTGAACTGTTGTACAGCGTTGGGTGTCTCAGCTTCATACGTAGGCACGTCTACAAAGATGCCCTGCACCTTGGAGCTCTGCATCTGTGGTAACTGAGGAGTTATCTCGTCGTATGTCGCCTCGCCCATCTCTACCAGCGGGCCTTTCTGGAACCTGTAGAAGaatggttaaataaataattaaatatagcgAAAATACTTCGTAATAAATCCCGCAAAAAATGTAGCCAGATTTTCATGAGAAAATCAGGCCTgcattatttattctttaagtGAATTAAGTGAAATATTGACACTTTTAGTGATAAAGTCACAGCTAttaagccttcgggcggcttgaacaactttgacactaggttgaccactaaccatacgataagaagaagacagCTATTAAACCAGTTCGAAAGCTAAAGCTTGTAGGAAGAGTTAACAATAAGAATTAAGAATTGCTTATATCACAAATGCATATTCTTGGTCCTATCTAATAGAAGGCGCTAGCGACAACGGGCCATTACTCCTAGCTTTTATTGAGAACATTCCAACAGAAATGTGTAATCCCTACAGCAGTTTACCCGGCCCGGAatttgaacccgagacttcatgaCC
Above is a window of Anticarsia gemmatalis isolate Benzon Research Colony breed Stoneville strain chromosome 19, ilAntGemm2 primary, whole genome shotgun sequence DNA encoding:
- the CD98hc gene encoding CD98 heavy chain isoform X2, encoding MADAKYVVEDHRNGDAKIELDANKKQFTGLSKEELMKYAEDPFWVNLRWFMFILFWAMWVCMLAGAITIIIKAPKCAPPTPRTWFQKGPLVEMGEATYDEITPQLPQMQSSKVQGIFVDVPTYEAETPNAVQQFKDFVAKAKDVGIKVIVDLIPNYVSSDHAWFQKSVKKEEPYTDYFVWRASNNHDKEGNQTPPTNWVSTMNESAWTFNKERDMFYLHQYGINQPDLNFDNEAVVKELDNAIRRWMKAGAAGVRLNKARQILVNATFEDENPATGRGSEPGFDHTHYGFYRHQYTSDLPQLDGLLTRWSAVVEAASEVPSDSVFTLAETGRPELFLLSRNLTSLRPLMTAPLPVSDDAEQLAKEINKRLAQWPAMQLVATPEEEVELAPLALLLPAAPVFDLHQVQVVDNDTTTQSLSHLVSLRDDASVEHGHYTVAAVPARNATLNTLLACARWKAGHTGYVAVFNPSLEELRANLTALASVPDTLTVHHMSHAVKAYTNYTNNYSEGADNVLVPPKSAIVLSYVPKTAVEN
- the CD98hc gene encoding CD98 heavy chain isoform X1; translation: MSEPRKNHLSINGEPERDPNTVSSYKPIPESDTEFRSSKNNLAKSKEKLSQDGAEEKLLPKEQEAKIVTRVDMADAKYVVEDHRNGDAKIELDANKKQFTGLSKEELMKYAEDPFWVNLRWFMFILFWAMWVCMLAGAITIIIKAPKCAPPTPRTWFQKGPLVEMGEATYDEITPQLPQMQSSKVQGIFVDVPTYEAETPNAVQQFKDFVAKAKDVGIKVIVDLIPNYVSSDHAWFQKSVKKEEPYTDYFVWRASNNHDKEGNQTPPTNWVSTMNESAWTFNKERDMFYLHQYGINQPDLNFDNEAVVKELDNAIRRWMKAGAAGVRLNKARQILVNATFEDENPATGRGSEPGFDHTHYGFYRHQYTSDLPQLDGLLTRWSAVVEAASEVPSDSVFTLAETGRPELFLLSRNLTSLRPLMTAPLPVSDDAEQLAKEINKRLAQWPAMQLVATPEEEVELAPLALLLPAAPVFDLHQVQVVDNDTTTQSLSHLVSLRDDASVEHGHYTVAAVPARNATLNTLLACARWKAGHTGYVAVFNPSLEELRANLTALASVPDTLTVHHMSHAVKAYTNYTNNYSEGADNVLVPPKSAIVLSYVPKTAVEN